In Rhipicephalus microplus isolate Deutch F79 chromosome 9, USDA_Rmic, whole genome shotgun sequence, one genomic interval encodes:
- the LOC142772105 gene encoding uncharacterized protein LOC142772105, with product RSALAHNAADAAARLLLLRSASLCSACFRVSLQPFAYSPRFNILSACADGTCGAASASSTQESGRIDVPSNGTPAPPVQEFVVTSAPGVSYSSTVASASSLSSASSAIASSTLHLRTSFLTCEEKEAADQQRAAVQRELGAMPATERKFQAMERDHEAATATSEGEKFFLVQMDALDDLLSQTPCHRCTAIGMKVRGGTQLGLAAKLELVCLHCGVVSSSWSSSRQDDTKAFDVNVRAIMATKQIGKGQTALNDFWAAMNVSHRGLHHKTFQKHLKKFREPQTQCIENFYAESASAVKATYKEMDQYFTRDITVCYDGTWHKRGHTSHIGVGAIIEYHTGLILDAVVLSNQCLGCQVGPKPGDSDYACWLENHVCQKNTDSKSGRMEVEAAIILFSRSLSKHNLRYTTLVSDGDSATFSALTQENVYGLVPISKEECLNYVQKRMGTALRNLVQKSDKALGGKGRLTKALIDKLTDYYGWALRNNSDDVAAMQRAVMASYHHVTSTDEEPHHDLCPEGADSWCRHNASKITGVPPPKHSYELPRYVADALLPIYERLSQASLQQRCLGAKTQNASESFHSVLWSLMPKEQHASLIAVETALHDAVLRYNAGCYRATQELASSVGLTPGHLAIPRAAEKDSLRLKKAKKRSLEKMVRRQRKRVPKDTSSYAAGSF from the coding sequence cgtagcgctcttgcgcataatgcggccgatgcggccgctcgtctgctgctcctccgttcagcgtctttgtgttccgcttgcttccgtgtatcgttgcagccgttcgcatacTCTCCACGTTTCAACATACTCTCCGCGTGCGCCGACGGTACCTGTGGGGCAGCTTCTGCTTCATCTACGCAAGAGAGTGGTCGCATCGACGTGCCTAGCAACGGGACTCCTGCTCCGCCGGTGCAAGaatttgtcgttacaagtgcgcctggtgtctcgtactcatcgacagtggcttccgcatcttctctttcatcggcctcgagtgcgatcgcgtcgtcaactctgcatttgcgaacaagtttcctgacgtgcgaggaaaaagaggcggcggatcaacaacgcgctgctgtgcaaagagaacttggcgctatgccagcgacggagcggaaatttcaggcaatggagcgcgatcatgaagctgccaccgctacaagtgaaggcgaaaaatttttccttgtgcaaatggatgccctagacgacctgctatctcagaccccgtgccaccggtgcaccgcgattgggatgaaggtacgaggaggcacccaacttggacttgctgcaaagcttgagctagtatgcttgcattgcggagtagtttcaagctcatggagttcatctcgtcaggatgacacaaaggcctttgatgtgaatgtaagagccattatggcaacaaaacaaataggcaagggacaaacagctctcaacgacttttgggcagcgatgaacgtgtcccatcgtggcctccatcacaagacctttcagaagcacctgaagaaattcagggaaccgcagacacaatgcatagaaaatttctatgcagaatctgcttctgctgtaaaagccacttacaaagaaatggatcaatatttcaccagggatataacagtttgttatgatggaacatggcacaagcgtgggcacacatcccatattggagtcggggcaattatcgaataccatacgggccttatcttggacgccgttgttctgtctaatcagtgccttggttgccaagtagggccaaagcctggagactcagactatgcatgctggctggagaatcatgtgtgccagaaaaacaccgactctaaatcagggagaatggaggttgaggcagctatcatcctcttttcacgctcactGTCGAAGCACAACCTCCGTTACACAACGCTCGTGTCTGATGGAGATAGTGCCACCTTCTCTGCCCTTACACAAGAAAATGTCTATGGATTGGTCCCCATTTCAAAAGAGGAATGCCTGAATTACGTTCAGAAGAGGATGGGGACTGCACTTCGCaaccttgtgcagaaaagtgacaaggctttgggagggaagggcaggctgacaaaggccctcatcgacaagttgacagattattatggctgggccctacGGAACAATTCCGATGATGTGGCTGCGATGCAGCGGGCAGTGATGGCATCGTACCATCATGTGACGTCGACGGATGAGGAGCCGCACCACGACTTGTGCCCAGAGGGTGCAGACTCCTGGTGTCGTCACAATGCCAGCAAGATTACCGGTGTTCCACCTCCGAAGCATTCGTACGAGCTGCCACGCTATGTTGCAGATGCACTTCTACCCATTTATGAGAGGCTCTCACAGGCTTCTCTTCagcaacgctgcctgggagcaaagacgcagaatgcatcagagtcctttcactctgtgctgtggtccctcatgcccaaagagcagcatgcgtcactgattgctgtggagacagcactgcatgatgcagtgctaagatacaatgctggctgctacagggctacccaagagctagcttcatcagtggggctaacacctggccacctggccattccacgggcagccgagaaagattctctgcgcttgaaaaaggctaagaagcgatccctagagaagatggtaaggcggcaaagaaagagagtgccaaaggacacctccagttacgctgcaggttcattttag